A window of the Haloarcula litorea genome harbors these coding sequences:
- a CDS encoding alanyl-tRNA editing protein, protein MSDAPTNHAAADPYVTAFEATVRSVDGRDVTLAETYFYAEGGGQPADRGTLGGHEVVDVQKRDGVTVHTLAAAPDFGAGETVAGDVDDAFRTYSMRAHTASHVVYGAGRKLFGEHGYGGFDIGEDSVRLDFATDADADEVSPLSVQRLANEAVWDDRDVEWYEADADEAEADDEIVFNLRDDADPTETVRIVEIEGWDVSACGGTHVARTSEIGPIKVLDVSNPGADLVRVEYAVGPTAIRRQVEETRAATRAADVLDTSVEDLPGRAQSLRSENKELKDELAALHEELLDARIDSLAAEPVARDGGEWVVGTVENVGPNTVADRLGDREFDADVVVLVGRDGSTFVVAATDGERDANDVIGEVTDEFGGGGGGQPTLAQGGGLDAAPAAVVDHLRSE, encoded by the coding sequence ATGTCAGACGCGCCGACGAACCACGCGGCCGCGGACCCCTACGTGACGGCGTTCGAGGCGACGGTCCGGTCGGTCGACGGCCGGGACGTGACGCTCGCGGAGACGTACTTCTACGCCGAGGGCGGCGGCCAGCCGGCCGACCGCGGGACGCTGGGGGGCCACGAGGTGGTCGACGTCCAGAAACGCGACGGCGTGACGGTCCACACCCTCGCCGCGGCCCCCGACTTCGGGGCCGGCGAGACCGTCGCCGGCGACGTGGACGACGCGTTCCGGACCTACAGTATGCGGGCTCACACCGCCAGCCACGTCGTCTACGGGGCCGGCCGGAAGCTGTTCGGCGAGCACGGCTACGGCGGCTTCGACATCGGCGAGGACAGCGTCCGGCTGGACTTCGCGACCGACGCGGACGCCGACGAGGTCAGCCCGCTCAGCGTCCAGCGGCTGGCCAACGAGGCCGTCTGGGACGACCGCGACGTCGAGTGGTACGAGGCCGACGCCGACGAGGCCGAGGCCGACGACGAGATCGTGTTCAACCTCCGGGACGACGCCGACCCGACGGAGACGGTCCGCATCGTCGAGATCGAGGGCTGGGACGTCTCGGCCTGTGGCGGCACCCACGTCGCCCGCACGAGCGAGATCGGCCCGATCAAGGTGCTGGATGTCTCGAACCCCGGCGCGGACCTGGTCCGGGTGGAGTACGCCGTCGGCCCGACCGCCATCCGGCGGCAGGTCGAGGAGACCCGCGCCGCGACGCGTGCGGCCGACGTCCTCGACACGAGCGTCGAGGATCTGCCCGGCCGCGCCCAGAGCCTGCGCTCGGAGAACAAGGAGCTGAAAGACGAGCTGGCCGCCCTGCACGAGGAGCTGCTGGACGCCCGCATCGACAGCCTCGCGGCCGAGCCGGTCGCCCGGGACGGCGGCGAGTGGGTCGTCGGGACCGTCGAGAACGTCGGTCCAAACACCGTCGCGGACCGTCTGGGCGACCGCGAGTTCGACGCCGACGTGGTCGTCCTCGTCGGCCGCGACGGCTCGACGTTCGTCGTCGCCGCCACCGACGGCGAGCGCGACGCCAACGACGTGATCGGCGAGGTGACCGACGAGTTCGGCGGTGGCGGCGGCGGCCAGCCGACGCTCGCACAGGGCGGCGGCCTCGACGCGGCCCCGGCGGCGGTCGTCGACCACCTCCGGTCCGAGTGA
- the folP gene encoding dihydropteroate synthase translates to MQYHEAADYLESLQRRRPKLGTETTARMLAHLGDPQAGVDCVQVAGSNGKGSTSRMLEHALRAAGLDVGVFTSPGLTDFREQVRVNGTSVPKARVVDFVERIDPCLDRLAAEDDTPTHFEVLTALAIDHFGREDVDVAVLEVGIGGRYDATSAVDPVASAVTSVSLEHTDLLGDTVEEIARDKAQVAPTDAPLVTGTTGDALAAVREETDVVTVGPSDADVIAVENGMHSDVESEVSITGPDWALETNLQLLGQHQATNAGVAATLARQVADVDTRDVAAGLRQATLPGRFEIIDTDPTTVLDGSHNPGAMTTLAATLDRFDYDGLRVVFGAMSDKDHERMVEALPPVETAFVARPGLDRAEDPATLAAAFEGNAAEIERVPSVPEATERALSGADPDDFVLVTGSLYAVAEARDRWTRLLIPKGTGRPASDHGALAAASFPEATAADVDHRVLAGYLRPEQAERVARRLDEAGGDCHRSATGAPGKFVATVLCGTERQLSALADAVETDGHGLSHVAGRVRRTLDGPPDPLETDGTAVMGILNVTPDSFHDGGEYDELAAAVERAEAMVAAGADVIDVGGESTRPGADPVSVAEEIDRVVPVIEAIADLDVPVSVDTRKAAVADAALAAGADIVNDVSGLSDPEMRFVVADHDAGLVLMHSLSAPVDPGRSRAYDDVVDDVLRELSEQVLLAQRAGVGREQILVDPGCGFGKDAAESFELVDRLGEFEALGCGVMVGHSRKSMFADVAGPDGDRLPPTLAVTAMAAERGADVVRVHDVAENAAVVRSVAATRDR, encoded by the coding sequence ATGCAGTACCACGAGGCCGCCGACTACCTGGAGTCCCTACAGCGGCGTCGGCCCAAGCTCGGGACCGAGACCACGGCGCGGATGCTCGCGCACCTCGGGGACCCGCAGGCCGGCGTCGACTGCGTCCAGGTGGCTGGGTCCAACGGGAAGGGCAGCACCTCGCGGATGCTGGAACACGCGCTCCGGGCCGCCGGCCTCGACGTGGGCGTGTTCACCTCGCCGGGACTCACCGACTTCCGCGAACAGGTCCGGGTCAACGGGACCTCGGTTCCGAAGGCCCGCGTCGTCGACTTCGTCGAGCGCATCGACCCCTGCCTGGACCGCCTCGCGGCCGAGGACGACACCCCGACCCACTTCGAGGTCCTGACGGCGCTGGCGATCGACCACTTCGGACGCGAGGACGTCGACGTGGCCGTCCTGGAGGTGGGCATCGGCGGCCGCTACGACGCGACCAGCGCCGTCGACCCGGTCGCGAGCGCCGTCACCAGCGTCAGCCTCGAACACACCGACCTGCTGGGGGACACGGTCGAGGAGATCGCCCGCGACAAGGCACAGGTCGCGCCGACGGACGCGCCGCTCGTCACCGGGACCACCGGGGACGCGCTGGCCGCCGTCCGCGAGGAGACCGACGTGGTGACGGTCGGACCGAGCGACGCCGACGTGATCGCCGTCGAGAACGGGATGCACAGCGACGTCGAGAGCGAGGTGTCGATCACCGGCCCGGACTGGGCGCTGGAGACGAACCTCCAGCTGCTGGGTCAGCACCAGGCGACCAACGCCGGCGTCGCCGCGACGCTGGCCCGCCAGGTCGCCGACGTCGACACGCGGGACGTCGCGGCGGGGCTCCGGCAGGCCACGCTCCCGGGCCGGTTCGAGATCATCGACACCGACCCGACGACGGTGCTGGACGGGTCGCACAACCCCGGCGCGATGACGACGCTCGCGGCCACGCTGGACCGGTTCGACTACGACGGCCTCCGGGTCGTCTTCGGCGCGATGTCGGACAAGGACCACGAGCGGATGGTCGAGGCGCTCCCGCCGGTCGAGACGGCGTTCGTCGCCAGACCGGGGCTGGACCGCGCCGAGGACCCCGCGACGCTCGCCGCCGCCTTCGAAGGTAACGCGGCCGAGATCGAGCGCGTCCCGTCGGTCCCCGAGGCCACCGAGCGGGCGCTCTCTGGGGCCGACCCGGACGACTTCGTGCTCGTCACCGGGTCGCTGTACGCCGTCGCCGAGGCCCGCGACCGCTGGACCAGGCTCCTGATCCCGAAGGGGACAGGCCGCCCAGCCAGCGACCACGGCGCTCTCGCCGCCGCCTCGTTCCCCGAGGCGACCGCCGCGGACGTCGACCACCGCGTCCTGGCGGGCTACCTGCGCCCCGAGCAGGCCGAGCGGGTCGCCCGGCGGCTCGACGAGGCCGGCGGCGACTGCCACCGGTCGGCGACCGGCGCGCCCGGGAAGTTCGTCGCGACGGTGCTCTGTGGCACCGAGCGCCAGCTCTCGGCGCTGGCCGACGCCGTCGAGACGGACGGCCACGGGCTCTCCCACGTCGCGGGCCGGGTCCGGCGGACCCTCGACGGCCCGCCGGACCCGCTCGAAACCGACGGGACGGCCGTGATGGGCATCCTGAACGTCACCCCCGACAGCTTCCACGACGGCGGGGAGTACGACGAGCTCGCGGCCGCCGTCGAGCGCGCCGAGGCGATGGTCGCGGCGGGGGCCGACGTGATCGACGTGGGCGGCGAGAGCACGCGGCCGGGGGCCGACCCCGTCTCCGTCGCCGAGGAGATCGACCGCGTCGTCCCCGTGATCGAGGCGATCGCCGACCTCGACGTCCCGGTCTCGGTCGACACCCGCAAGGCCGCCGTCGCCGACGCCGCGCTGGCGGCGGGGGCGGACATCGTCAACGACGTCTCGGGGCTGTCGGACCCGGAGATGCGGTTCGTCGTCGCCGACCACGACGCCGGCCTCGTCCTGATGCACAGCCTGTCGGCCCCAGTCGACCCCGGTCGCTCGCGGGCCTACGACGACGTCGTCGACGACGTGCTCCGGGAGCTCTCCGAGCAGGTGCTGCTCGCCCAGCGCGCCGGCGTCGGGCGCGAGCAGATCCTCGTCGACCCGGGCTGTGGCTTCGGGAAGGACGCCGCCGAGTCGTTCGAGCTGGTCGACCGCCTCGGGGAGTTCGAGGCCCTGGGCTGTGGCGTGATGGTCGGTCACTCCCGGAAGTCGATGTTCGCGGACGTCGCGGGTCCCGACGGCGACCGCCTGCCGCCGACGCTGGCCGTCACCGCGATGGCCGCCGAGCGCGGCGCGGACGTGGTCCGGGTCCACGACGTCGCCGAGAACGCCGCGGTCGTCCGGAGCGTCGCGGCGACGCGGGACCGGTAG
- a CDS encoding formate--tetrahydrofolate ligase, whose amino-acid sequence MASSDENQEPIPTDYDIAQSTDMEPIWELVEPWGLGLDDLQYHGEYTAKVKHHAIDRLRDQADEKENNLVLVTGMTPTPKGEGKTVTTVGLGQTLNHLGEDAMIAIREPSLGPVFGVKGGAAGGGRSQVLPMEDINLHFTGDLHALTSAHNLIAAMLDARLSQGNDLDINVNDVAWKRSLDMNDRALRETVVGLGGESGGTPREDGFKLTAASELMAVLCLAEDLGDLKERVARIIVAYDTDGEPITVDDIEATGPATMLLRDALKPNIVQTIEGTPAFVHGGPFANIAHGTNSLIADKAAFGMGDYLVTEAGFGSDLGAEKFMNIVCRLGDMTPNAVVLVSSVRALQYHGLDQWPVDFDEIDESGVDAVEAGFENLDKHVRNLQQFGVPVVVALNRFPDDTEEEVQAVLDHCEEDLGVRVAESEVFEKGSEGGEDLGNHVIDAVDESDEDEFEYLYDEEAPIKEKIETIATEIYGADGVKFTGSALDDIERMTDLGFDDVPVCMSKTFHSFSDDASKKGAPEGWELEISEVYPSAGAGFIVALTADALTMPGLPARPAAADMDIDEDGEITGLF is encoded by the coding sequence ATGGCCTCATCCGACGAGAACCAAGAGCCGATTCCGACGGACTACGACATCGCACAGTCGACGGACATGGAGCCGATCTGGGAGCTGGTCGAGCCGTGGGGGCTGGGCCTCGACGACCTCCAGTACCACGGCGAGTACACCGCGAAGGTCAAACACCACGCGATCGACCGGCTGCGCGACCAGGCCGACGAGAAGGAGAACAACCTCGTGCTCGTGACGGGGATGACGCCGACGCCCAAGGGCGAGGGCAAGACGGTGACGACGGTGGGGCTGGGACAGACGCTGAACCACCTCGGCGAGGACGCGATGATCGCCATCCGCGAGCCCTCGCTCGGCCCGGTGTTCGGCGTGAAAGGCGGCGCGGCCGGGGGCGGCCGCTCGCAGGTACTCCCGATGGAGGACATCAACCTCCACTTCACGGGCGACCTCCACGCGCTGACCTCGGCGCACAACCTCATCGCGGCGATGCTCGACGCCCGCCTCTCGCAGGGCAACGACCTCGACATCAACGTCAACGACGTCGCCTGGAAGCGCTCGCTGGACATGAACGACCGGGCGCTCCGGGAGACCGTCGTCGGCCTGGGCGGGGAGTCCGGCGGGACCCCCCGCGAGGACGGGTTCAAGCTCACCGCCGCCTCCGAGCTGATGGCCGTCCTCTGTCTCGCCGAGGACCTCGGCGACCTCAAGGAGCGGGTCGCCCGCATCATCGTCGCCTACGACACCGACGGCGAGCCGATCACCGTCGACGACATCGAGGCGACCGGCCCCGCGACGATGCTGCTGCGTGACGCGCTCAAGCCCAACATCGTCCAGACCATCGAGGGCACGCCCGCGTTCGTCCACGGCGGTCCCTTCGCGAACATCGCCCACGGCACCAACTCCCTCATCGCCGACAAGGCCGCGTTCGGCATGGGCGACTACCTCGTCACCGAGGCCGGCTTCGGCTCGGACCTGGGGGCCGAGAAGTTCATGAACATCGTCTGCCGGCTGGGCGACATGACGCCCAACGCCGTCGTGCTGGTCTCGTCCGTGCGGGCGCTGCAGTACCACGGGCTGGACCAGTGGCCGGTCGACTTCGACGAGATCGACGAGTCCGGCGTCGACGCCGTCGAGGCCGGCTTCGAGAACCTCGACAAGCACGTCCGGAACCTCCAGCAGTTCGGCGTCCCGGTCGTCGTCGCGCTCAACCGCTTCCCCGACGACACCGAAGAGGAGGTCCAGGCGGTGCTGGACCACTGCGAGGAGGACCTCGGCGTGCGGGTCGCCGAGTCCGAGGTCTTCGAGAAGGGCAGCGAGGGCGGCGAGGACCTGGGGAACCACGTCATCGACGCCGTCGACGAGAGCGACGAGGACGAGTTCGAGTACCTCTACGACGAGGAGGCCCCGATCAAAGAGAAGATCGAGACCATCGCGACCGAGATCTACGGGGCCGACGGCGTGAAGTTCACCGGGAGCGCCCTGGACGACATCGAGCGGATGACCGACCTCGGCTTCGACGACGTGCCGGTCTGCATGTCAAAGACCTTCCACTCGTTCAGCGACGACGCCTCGAAGAAGGGCGCACCGGAAGGCTGGGAACTGGAGATCAGCGAGGTGTACCCCTCGGCGGGTGCCGGCTTCATCGTCGCGCTG